A region of Shewanella psychromarinicola DNA encodes the following proteins:
- a CDS encoding DeoR/GlpR family DNA-binding transcription regulator: MTKRNTQQRRHSIIKLVNEQGEVSVDELANLFATSEVTIRKDLAMLETHGLLLRRYGGAVSVPQEMTQIASEKLSLNKQAIAAKAALLIRDHNRIIIDSGSTTSGIVQQLNDKRGLVVMTNSLQLANAVHELENEPTLLMTGGTWDPHSESFQGQVAEQVLRSYNFDQLFIGADGIDLNRGTTTFNELTGLSKVMAEMSREVVVLLESTKIGRRIPNLELPWDVINVLVTDDNITQDAVDTISAHGVRVILAPFAN, from the coding sequence ATGACGAAACGTAACACCCAACAACGTCGCCATTCGATCATTAAATTGGTTAATGAGCAAGGCGAAGTCAGTGTCGATGAGCTGGCGAATCTATTTGCCACTTCAGAAGTGACTATTCGTAAAGATTTGGCCATGCTTGAAACCCATGGACTATTATTACGACGTTATGGCGGCGCGGTGTCAGTGCCACAAGAAATGACCCAAATAGCCAGCGAAAAACTGTCTCTTAATAAACAAGCGATAGCCGCCAAAGCCGCACTGCTGATCCGCGACCATAACCGGATAATCATCGATAGCGGCAGTACCACATCAGGTATTGTCCAGCAACTCAATGACAAACGTGGCTTAGTGGTGATGACTAATTCATTACAGTTAGCCAATGCCGTTCATGAACTTGAAAATGAACCGACATTATTGATGACCGGCGGTACGTGGGATCCCCATTCTGAGTCTTTTCAAGGCCAAGTGGCAGAGCAAGTGCTGCGATCATATAACTTTGACCAACTGTTTATCGGTGCCGACGGCATCGATCTTAATCGCGGTACCACCACGTTTAACGAGTTAACAGGCTTAAGTAAAGTGATGGCAGAAATGTCGCGTGAAGTGGTGGTACTTTTGGAATCGACCAAAATTGGTCGGCGTATCCCCAATCTAGAGCTGCCTTGGGATGTGATTAATGTGTTAGTGACCGATGACAACATCACCCAAGATGCAGTCGATACCATTTCAGCCCATGGCGTTAGGGTGATACTCGCGCCGTTCGCTAATTAA
- a CDS encoding TonB-dependent receptor, whose amino-acid sequence MVYKYSVIGLAVGSVLMTMPVMAEVSSDANIERINVTGRSFNDYKVGTASGAMRADIDLMDTPQSVNVIPYFVTDEQLATNLAEVLVNDSSVTAGTTRWNRQVFSIRGFELSSGNGYLINGHQQWSHYIQPIETLQQVEVLKGPSSMLYGQSGPGGLVNMVTKKPTYDSMLNIGLDTDGYGSTRGQIDAGGSLNDAQSIRYRGVLVKQDTQYWREYSTTEENQQRDRWLGYLNMEFDLTDDVLLSVKYDHTQDKAGIDAGGWLDAQGNVIGSNKTVWDAPWAFTDNTISNLGADLTWYISDKWKVKGGYNDQQFNRQRFDSAPQRTTDPFTNGYNIKPFDRYDDWQHKTAYIDFTGEFNFAAIQHQLLIGANYLDYFYQRQIVRGTPQTVMPGQPLIQPDIDYHLGTKSTASEYQYYGFYLQDLMTLSEQWKLLAGVRYDEQKKDGLGQNSYAVSPKFGIIYSPMENGNIYVNYSKSFTPQGAVSNQFDVNDKLDLKPEYGVQYEVGTKWELFNDSLLLTAAVFDITLENITVSETLPTPIASFTDITTQGGEQQHRGFEVGAQGQLSDNWFMTSSMMYLNAKYQTGDEREGKTPVDAPELSANIWTRYEMTEGLAINFGAIYVGERFANTDNSISKDGYVRFDIGAAYTMDIMGKDVSVRANVRNLFDTDYIEGGQYNMVTIGQDRNFSVAVETKF is encoded by the coding sequence ATGGTGTATAAATATTCAGTTATAGGTTTGGCCGTCGGTTCGGTATTAATGACTATGCCTGTGATGGCAGAGGTCTCGAGTGATGCAAACATAGAGCGCATTAATGTTACCGGTCGTTCTTTTAACGATTATAAAGTCGGTACAGCATCTGGCGCTATGCGTGCTGATATCGACCTCATGGATACTCCGCAATCAGTCAATGTGATCCCCTATTTTGTTACCGACGAACAACTGGCCACTAACCTTGCCGAAGTGTTAGTGAACGACTCGAGCGTAACAGCCGGGACGACACGCTGGAACCGCCAAGTTTTCAGTATTCGAGGTTTTGAGTTAAGTTCGGGCAATGGTTATCTTATTAATGGCCACCAGCAATGGTCTCACTACATACAACCTATTGAAACGCTGCAACAAGTTGAAGTATTGAAAGGCCCTTCTAGTATGCTGTATGGCCAATCTGGCCCTGGCGGTTTAGTCAATATGGTGACTAAAAAACCGACCTATGACTCTATGCTTAATATCGGTTTAGACACGGATGGTTACGGCTCTACTCGTGGACAGATAGATGCTGGAGGGAGTTTAAATGACGCTCAAAGCATTCGTTATCGTGGTGTGTTAGTTAAGCAAGACACCCAATACTGGCGTGAATATTCCACTACCGAAGAAAATCAACAGCGCGATCGTTGGTTAGGTTATCTTAATATGGAATTTGATTTAACTGATGATGTATTGTTATCGGTTAAATACGATCACACTCAAGATAAAGCCGGTATTGATGCCGGTGGTTGGTTAGATGCCCAAGGTAATGTTATTGGGAGTAATAAAACCGTTTGGGATGCACCTTGGGCTTTTACCGATAATACCATTTCTAACCTAGGTGCTGATCTGACTTGGTATATTAGTGATAAGTGGAAAGTTAAAGGGGGATATAACGATCAACAATTTAATCGTCAACGTTTCGACTCTGCGCCGCAACGTACAACCGACCCTTTTACTAATGGTTACAATATTAAACCATTTGATCGCTATGACGACTGGCAACATAAAACGGCTTATATCGATTTCACTGGCGAGTTTAATTTCGCGGCAATACAACATCAATTGTTGATCGGCGCTAACTATTTAGATTATTTCTATCAGAGACAAATCGTACGGGGTACCCCTCAAACGGTTATGCCTGGACAACCCCTTATACAGCCAGATATTGATTATCATCTTGGTACAAAAAGCACTGCAAGTGAATACCAATACTACGGCTTCTATTTACAGGATTTAATGACATTAAGTGAGCAATGGAAGTTGCTCGCTGGAGTGCGTTACGATGAACAGAAGAAAGATGGCTTAGGTCAGAACAGTTATGCGGTATCACCTAAATTTGGGATTATTTACTCGCCGATGGAAAATGGCAACATTTACGTTAACTATTCAAAGAGCTTTACCCCACAAGGTGCCGTTAGTAATCAGTTTGATGTAAACGATAAGCTAGATTTAAAGCCTGAATATGGTGTTCAGTATGAAGTCGGCACCAAATGGGAGCTGTTTAACGATAGTTTGTTACTCACGGCGGCGGTATTTGATATCACCCTTGAAAATATAACTGTCTCTGAGACATTACCGACTCCAATAGCTTCCTTTACTGATATCACCACCCAAGGCGGTGAGCAGCAACATCGTGGATTTGAAGTCGGCGCTCAAGGTCAATTAAGTGATAACTGGTTTATGACCTCTTCAATGATGTACTTAAATGCCAAATATCAAACTGGCGATGAGCGAGAAGGTAAAACACCCGTTGATGCTCCAGAATTGTCAGCCAACATCTGGACTCGCTATGAAATGACCGAAGGTTTGGCAATTAATTTTGGTGCTATCTACGTTGGTGAGCGTTTTGCTAATACCGATAACAGCATTAGCAAAGACGGTTATGTCCGCTTTGATATTGGTGCCGCTTATACTATGGATATTATGGGCAAAGACGTCAGTGTTCGTGCCAATGTCAGAAATCTATTCGATACCGATTATATTGAAGGTGGTCAGTATAATATGGTCACAATCGGCCAAGACCGTAATTTCAGTGTTGCCGTCGAAACTAAGTTCTAA